One Paraburkholderia dioscoreae DNA segment encodes these proteins:
- the atpD gene encoding F0F1 ATP synthase subunit beta produces MSTTALVEGKIVQCIGAVIDVEFPRDHMPKIYDALILEGSELTLEVQQQLGDGVVRTICLGASDGLRRGTTVKNTGKPISVPVGKPTLGRIMDVLGRPIDEAGPINSDVVRGIHQKAPAFDELSPSTELLETGIKVIDLICPFAKGGKVGLFGGAGVGKTVNMMELINNIAKEHGGYSVFAGVGERTREGNDFYHEMKDSNVLDKVALVYGQMNEPPGNRLRVALTGLTMAEHFRDEGLDVLFFVDNIYRFTLAGTEVSALLGRMPSAVGYQPTLAEEMGKLQERITSTKTGSITSVQAVYVPADDLTDPSPATTFGHLDATVVLSRDIASLGIYPAVDPLDSTSRQIDPNVIGEEHYAITRGVQQTLQRYKELRDIIAILGMDELAPEDKLAVARARKIQRFLSQPFHVAEVFTGSPGKYVPLKETIRGFKMIVEGECDHLPEQAFYMVGTIDEAFEKAKKIQ; encoded by the coding sequence ATGAGTACTACTGCTTTGGTAGAAGGCAAGATCGTACAGTGCATCGGCGCGGTGATCGACGTGGAATTCCCGCGTGACCACATGCCGAAGATTTACGACGCGCTCATTCTCGAAGGTTCGGAATTGACGCTCGAAGTCCAGCAGCAGCTGGGCGACGGCGTTGTCCGCACCATCTGTCTGGGTGCATCCGACGGTCTGCGCCGCGGTACGACGGTGAAGAACACCGGCAAGCCGATCAGCGTGCCGGTCGGCAAGCCGACCCTCGGCCGGATCATGGACGTGCTAGGTCGCCCGATCGACGAAGCCGGCCCGATCAACTCGGACGTGGTTCGCGGTATTCACCAGAAGGCTCCGGCGTTCGACGAACTGTCGCCATCGACGGAACTGCTCGAAACCGGCATCAAGGTTATCGACCTGATCTGCCCGTTCGCGAAGGGCGGTAAGGTTGGCCTGTTCGGTGGCGCCGGCGTGGGCAAGACCGTGAACATGATGGAACTGATCAACAACATCGCGAAGGAACACGGTGGTTACTCCGTGTTCGCCGGTGTTGGCGAGCGTACCCGTGAAGGGAACGACTTCTATCACGAAATGAAGGACTCGAACGTTCTCGACAAGGTCGCGCTGGTATACGGCCAGATGAACGAGCCGCCGGGCAACCGTCTGCGCGTCGCGCTGACCGGTCTGACGATGGCTGAGCACTTCCGTGACGAAGGTCTCGACGTGTTGTTCTTCGTGGACAACATCTACCGTTTCACGCTGGCAGGCACGGAAGTGTCGGCACTGCTCGGCCGTATGCCGTCGGCAGTGGGCTATCAGCCGACGCTGGCTGAAGAAATGGGTAAGCTGCAAGAGCGTATTACGTCGACCAAGACCGGTTCGATCACGTCGGTTCAGGCCGTGTACGTCCCTGCGGATGACTTGACCGACCCGTCGCCGGCTACGACTTTCGGCCACCTGGACGCGACCGTCGTGTTGTCGCGTGACATCGCTTCGCTGGGTATCTACCCGGCAGTCGACCCGCTCGATTCGACCTCGCGTCAGATCGATCCGAACGTGATCGGTGAAGAGCACTACGCGATCACGCGCGGCGTGCAGCAAACGCTGCAGCGCTACAAGGAACTGCGCGACATTATCGCGATTCTGGGCATGGACGAACTGGCGCCGGAAGACAAGCTCGCCGTGGCGCGCGCTCGTAAGATCCAGCGTTTCCTGTCGCAGCCGTTCCACGTCGCTGAAGTGTTCACGGGCTCGCCGGGCAAGTACGTGCCGCTGAAGGAAACGATTCGTGGCTTCAAGATGATTGTTGAAGGCGAGTGCGACCATCTGCCGGAACAGGCGTTCTACATGGTCGGCACGATCGACGAAGCCTTCGAAAAGGCCAAGAAGATCCAGTAA
- a CDS encoding F0F1 ATP synthase subunit delta: MAELATIARPYAEALFGVAEAGDIAAWSTLVQELAQVARLPEVLSIASSPKVSRAQVSELLLTAVKSPLKDNAQAKNLVQMLVDNHRLPLLPEIAVQFEELKNAREGAADVLIVSAFPLEGAQLNDLVASLERKFKRKLKPTVEVDSSLIGGVRVTVGDEVLDTSVRARLASMQTALTA; this comes from the coding sequence ATGGCCGAACTTGCAACCATCGCCCGTCCGTACGCAGAAGCGCTGTTTGGCGTGGCCGAAGCTGGTGACATCGCCGCCTGGTCCACGCTCGTGCAGGAGCTGGCACAGGTTGCGCGTCTGCCCGAAGTGCTGTCGATCGCCTCGAGCCCGAAAGTAAGCCGCGCCCAGGTCAGCGAACTGCTGCTCACCGCGGTCAAGTCGCCGCTCAAGGACAACGCGCAAGCGAAGAATTTGGTGCAAATGCTGGTGGACAACCATCGCCTGCCCTTGCTGCCGGAAATCGCTGTGCAGTTCGAAGAGTTGAAGAACGCCCGCGAAGGGGCGGCCGATGTGCTGATCGTCAGCGCATTCCCGCTCGAAGGCGCGCAGTTGAACGACCTCGTCGCAAGTCTCGAACGCAAGTTCAAACGCAAGCTGAAGCCGACGGTCGAAGTCGACTCGTCGTTGATCGGCGGCGTGCGCGTGACGGTTGGCGACGAAGTGCTCGATACCTCGGTCCGCGCGCGGCTTGCCAGCATGCAGACGGCTCTGACGGCCTGA
- a CDS encoding F0F1 ATP synthase subunit B: MNLNATLFAQMVVFLILAWFTMKFVWPPLINALDERSKKIADGLSAAEKGKAELEAAHKRVDQELAQARNDGQQRVADAEKRAVAVADEIKAQAQAEAARIIAQAKADAEQQVVKARETLRGEVAALAVKGAEQILKREVDQAAHADLLNQLKAEL; encoded by the coding sequence GTGAATCTCAACGCAACCCTGTTTGCGCAAATGGTCGTGTTCCTGATCCTCGCGTGGTTCACGATGAAGTTCGTGTGGCCGCCGCTGATCAACGCCCTCGACGAGCGCTCGAAGAAGATTGCTGACGGTTTGTCGGCTGCTGAAAAGGGCAAGGCAGAACTCGAAGCCGCTCACAAGCGCGTCGACCAGGAACTCGCTCAGGCACGCAACGACGGTCAGCAACGTGTTGCTGACGCAGAAAAGCGCGCTGTGGCAGTCGCTGACGAAATCAAGGCTCAAGCACAGGCTGAAGCCGCTCGCATCATCGCGCAAGCGAAGGCAGACGCGGAACAGCAAGTCGTGAAAGCGCGCGAAACGCTGCGCGGCGAAGTCGCCGCACTCGCTGTGAAGGGCGCTGAACAGATCCTGAAGCGCGAAGTCGACCAGGCAGCTCACGCTGACCTGCTGAATCAACTGAAAGCCGAGCTCTGA
- a CDS encoding F0F1 ATP synthase subunit epsilon: protein MATIKVDVVSAEEQIFSGQAKFVALPGEAGELGILPGHTPLITRIRPGAVRIEAENGEEEFVFVAGGILEIQPGAVTVLADTAIRGKDLDEAKAEDARKRAEEALQNTGSNLEYATAQAELAYATAQLAAIQRLRKLRGQH, encoded by the coding sequence ATGGCAACCATTAAAGTAGACGTCGTCAGCGCGGAAGAGCAGATCTTCTCGGGCCAGGCGAAGTTCGTCGCGCTGCCGGGCGAAGCAGGTGAACTCGGCATTCTGCCGGGCCACACGCCGCTCATCACGCGGATTCGTCCGGGTGCGGTGCGCATCGAAGCTGAAAACGGTGAAGAAGAGTTTGTCTTCGTCGCCGGCGGCATCCTCGAAATCCAGCCGGGCGCCGTGACGGTACTCGCCGACACCGCGATCCGCGGTAAGGATCTCGACGAAGCCAAGGCTGAGGATGCACGCAAGCGTGCGGAAGAAGCGCTGCAGAACACGGGTTCGAACCTCGAATACGCAACCGCGCAAGCGGAACTGGCGTACGCGACGGCTCAGCTCGCTGCGATCCAGCGTCTGCGTAAGCTGCGCGGCCAGCACTAA
- the atpG gene encoding F0F1 ATP synthase subunit gamma, with the protein MAGMKEIRGKIKSVQNTRKITKAMEMVAASKMRRAQERMRAARPYADKVRDIAAHMSRANPEYRHPFMVANEGAKTAGIILVTTDKGLCGGMNTNVLRASLQKFKELEGQGKTIEATAIGTKGLGFLSRLRAKVVSNVVHLGDTPHLEKLIGAVKVQLDLYSEGKVSAVYLAYTRFVNTMKQEPVIEQLLPLSADQFERKEEDGATPSTQWDYIYEPDAQAVVDELLVRYVEALVYQAVAENMASEQSARMVAMKAASDNAKTVINELQLVYNKSRQAAITKELSEIVGGAAAV; encoded by the coding sequence ATGGCTGGAATGAAGGAAATTCGCGGCAAGATCAAGAGCGTGCAAAACACGCGCAAGATCACGAAAGCGATGGAGATGGTGGCCGCATCGAAGATGCGCCGCGCTCAGGAGCGCATGCGCGCTGCTCGCCCGTATGCTGACAAGGTCCGCGATATCGCTGCACACATGAGCCGCGCGAACCCGGAGTATCGTCACCCGTTCATGGTGGCGAACGAAGGTGCGAAGACGGCCGGCATCATCCTCGTCACGACTGATAAAGGTCTGTGCGGCGGCATGAACACCAATGTGTTGCGTGCGTCGCTGCAGAAATTCAAGGAACTGGAAGGCCAGGGCAAGACGATCGAAGCAACCGCGATCGGCACCAAGGGCCTGGGTTTCCTGAGCCGTCTGCGCGCAAAGGTGGTGTCGAATGTCGTGCATCTGGGCGATACGCCGCATCTGGAAAAGCTGATCGGCGCGGTGAAGGTGCAGCTCGACCTGTACTCGGAAGGCAAGGTTTCGGCGGTGTACCTGGCGTACACGCGCTTCGTCAATACGATGAAGCAGGAGCCGGTGATCGAGCAACTGCTGCCGCTGTCGGCAGACCAGTTCGAGCGCAAGGAAGAAGACGGCGCGACGCCGAGCACGCAGTGGGACTATATCTACGAGCCGGATGCGCAGGCAGTGGTGGACGAACTGCTGGTGCGTTATGTCGAAGCGCTGGTCTATCAGGCCGTCGCGGAAAACATGGCGTCGGAGCAGTCGGCACGGATGGTCGCAATGAAGGCCGCTTCGGACAACGCGAAGACGGTCATCAACGAACTGCAGCTCGTGTACAACAAGAGCCGTCAGGCCGCGATCACGAAAGAACTGTCGGAAATCGTCGGTGGCGCGGCGGCAGTCTGA
- a CDS encoding AMP-binding protein has product MATHVSGEGALIEPKDGLSYVRGPTDIPLSEATVGQFLRDTAERFPDRPAVVFREQRIRWTWQEFAEEVDVLAAGLLALGIVKGDRVGIWSPNRVEWLLTQFATARIGAVLVNINPAYRLAELEYALNKVGCKAIIAAERFKTSMYLEMLQELAPELAAQAPGELHASRLPELRYVIRMCDTETPGMLSFSDVIEQGRASLDVPKLDAIGATLSCRDPINIQFTSGTTGNPKGATLTHRNVVNNARYIAMAMRLTEQDGLCIPVPLYHCFGMVLSVLACVSVGANMVFPGEGFDPAATLAAVAEEQCTALHGVPTMFIAELDHPDFATYDLSRLRTGIMAGSPCPIETMKKVVSRMHLGEITIAYGMTETSPVSFQSSTTDPLDKRTTTVGRIQPHLEVKIVDPLGNIVPVGETGELCTRGYSVMQGYWDDEAKTRESIVDGWMHTGDLATFDAEGYCNIVGRLKDMLIRGGENIYPREIEEFLFRHPKIQSVQVFGVPDSKYGEEVCAWVVLRSGEQASAEEIQQFCQGQIAHYKVPKYIRFVDELPMTVTGKVQKFIMRERMISELKLREDKTA; this is encoded by the coding sequence ATGGCAACGCACGTGTCAGGCGAAGGTGCACTCATCGAACCCAAAGACGGGCTGTCGTACGTCCGTGGGCCGACCGACATCCCGTTGAGCGAAGCGACGGTCGGTCAGTTTCTGCGCGATACGGCCGAGCGTTTTCCGGATCGTCCAGCGGTGGTGTTTCGCGAGCAACGCATTCGCTGGACATGGCAGGAGTTTGCGGAAGAAGTCGACGTGTTGGCGGCCGGCCTGCTCGCGCTCGGCATCGTGAAGGGTGACCGGGTCGGCATCTGGTCGCCGAATCGCGTGGAATGGTTGCTCACCCAGTTTGCGACCGCGCGCATCGGCGCTGTGCTGGTCAATATCAACCCGGCATATCGGCTTGCGGAACTCGAATACGCGCTGAACAAGGTCGGTTGCAAGGCAATCATCGCCGCCGAGCGTTTCAAGACGTCCATGTACCTTGAGATGTTGCAGGAACTTGCACCTGAACTGGCCGCGCAAGCGCCGGGTGAACTGCATGCGTCGAGGCTGCCCGAATTGCGCTATGTGATTCGCATGTGCGATACGGAAACGCCAGGCATGTTGAGCTTTTCCGACGTGATCGAGCAAGGTCGCGCGTCGCTGGACGTGCCGAAACTCGACGCCATCGGCGCCACGCTCTCGTGCCGCGATCCGATCAACATCCAGTTCACAAGCGGCACGACAGGCAACCCGAAGGGCGCGACGCTGACCCATCGCAACGTGGTCAACAACGCGCGCTACATCGCGATGGCGATGCGCCTAACCGAGCAGGACGGCTTGTGCATTCCCGTGCCGTTGTATCACTGCTTTGGAATGGTGTTATCGGTGCTAGCGTGCGTATCTGTCGGCGCCAATATGGTGTTTCCAGGTGAGGGATTCGACCCGGCCGCAACCTTGGCCGCAGTCGCGGAAGAGCAGTGCACCGCGCTGCACGGCGTGCCGACCATGTTCATTGCCGAACTCGATCACCCGGACTTCGCCACCTACGACTTATCGCGCTTGCGCACCGGCATCATGGCGGGCTCGCCATGTCCGATCGAGACCATGAAGAAGGTCGTCTCCAGGATGCATCTGGGCGAGATCACCATCGCCTACGGCATGACGGAAACCAGCCCGGTCTCGTTCCAGAGCTCGACTACCGATCCGCTCGACAAGCGCACAACCACGGTCGGGCGCATCCAGCCGCATCTGGAGGTGAAAATCGTCGATCCCCTTGGCAACATTGTGCCAGTGGGCGAAACCGGTGAACTGTGTACACGCGGCTATTCGGTGATGCAGGGCTATTGGGACGATGAGGCGAAGACACGCGAAAGCATTGTCGACGGTTGGATGCACACCGGCGATCTGGCGACGTTCGATGCCGAAGGCTATTGCAATATCGTCGGACGTCTGAAAGACATGCTGATTCGCGGCGGCGAGAACATCTATCCGCGCGAAATCGAGGAGTTTCTATTCCGTCACCCGAAAATCCAGAGCGTGCAGGTATTCGGCGTGCCCGACTCGAAATACGGTGAAGAGGTTTGCGCGTGGGTCGTATTGCGCTCGGGCGAGCAGGCGAGCGCTGAAGAGATCCAGCAGTTCTGCCAAGGCCAGATTGCGCACTACAAGGTGCCGAAGTACATCCGTTTTGTCGACGAACTGCCCATGACGGTGACCGGCAAGGTGCAGAAGTTCATTATGCGCGAGCGGATGATCAGCGAATTGAAGCTGCGGGAAGATAAGACGGCGTGA
- a CDS encoding transporter substrate-binding domain-containing protein has translation MNKATLALLGALTGVLMHIGAAWAQSTAAAAPSRLDEIIARGTLRACTTGDYKPYSFYKADGQFEGIDIDMTESLAKSLGVKTEYVKTTWSNLMNDFVARCDVGVGGVSPTLERQKRAFFTQAYMVDGKTPIVRCDDVSKYQTVAQIDQPATRVIVNPGGTNERFAKQYFPHANLTVYPDNVTVFKQILAGKADVMVTDASETLLQQKLNPGLCSVHPDKPFQYGEKAWLLPRGDVALQEYVDQWLHLARATGEYQAISDKWLK, from the coding sequence ATGAACAAGGCGACACTCGCGCTGCTCGGCGCGCTGACCGGTGTTTTGATGCATATAGGCGCGGCTTGGGCCCAGAGCACCGCTGCGGCGGCGCCCTCGCGGCTCGATGAAATCATCGCGCGCGGCACGTTGCGCGCCTGCACGACCGGCGACTACAAACCGTACTCGTTCTACAAGGCGGACGGCCAGTTCGAAGGCATTGATATCGACATGACGGAGTCGCTCGCCAAGTCGCTCGGCGTCAAGACAGAGTACGTCAAGACGACGTGGTCGAACCTGATGAATGACTTCGTCGCCAGATGCGACGTCGGCGTAGGCGGCGTATCGCCGACCCTCGAACGGCAGAAACGCGCGTTTTTCACGCAGGCGTATATGGTCGACGGCAAAACGCCGATCGTTCGATGCGACGACGTCAGCAAATACCAGACGGTGGCGCAGATCGACCAGCCCGCAACACGGGTAATCGTCAATCCGGGCGGCACCAACGAGCGGTTCGCGAAGCAATACTTTCCGCACGCCAACCTGACCGTGTATCCCGACAACGTGACCGTTTTCAAGCAGATTCTTGCCGGCAAGGCCGACGTCATGGTGACGGACGCGTCGGAAACGTTGCTACAACAAAAGCTGAATCCGGGTCTTTGCTCGGTGCATCCGGACAAGCCTTTCCAGTACGGAGAAAAGGCCTGGCTGCTGCCGCGTGGCGACGTGGCGCTCCAGGAGTACGTCGACCAATGGCTGCACCTCGCGCGTGCGACCGGCGAGTATCAAGCCATTTCGGACAAATGGCTGAAATAG
- the atpA gene encoding F0F1 ATP synthase subunit alpha, producing MQLNPSEISELIKSRIQGLEASADVRNQGTVISVTDGIVRIHGLSEVMQGEMLEFPGNTFGLALNLERDSVGAVILGEYEHISEGDIVKTTGRILEVPVGPELLGRVVDALGNPIDGKGPINAKKTDAIEKIAPGVIWRKSVSEPVQTGLKSIDAMVPVGRGQRELIIGDRQCGKTAVAVDAIINQKGKNLFCIYVAIGQKASSIMNVVRKLEETGALEYTIVVAASASESAAMQYLAPYAGCTMGEYFRDRGQDALIVYDDLTKQAWAYRQISLLLRRPPGREAYPGDVFYLHSRLLERAARVSEEYVEKFTNGEVKGKSGSLTALPVIETQAGDVTAFVPTNVISITDGQIFLETDLFNAGIRPAINAGVSVSRVGGAAQTKVVKKLSGGIRTDLAQYRELAAFAQFASDLDEATRKQLERGRRVTELLKQPQYQPLQVWELAVALFAANNGYLDDLEVAQVLPFEKGLRDYLKSKHADLIKRVEDTKELSKDDEALLHTALKDFKKSGAY from the coding sequence ATGCAACTCAATCCCTCTGAGATCAGCGAGCTGATCAAGAGCCGGATCCAGGGCCTTGAAGCGAGCGCAGACGTTCGCAACCAGGGCACCGTGATCTCCGTGACCGACGGTATCGTGCGTATTCACGGCCTGTCGGAAGTGATGCAGGGCGAAATGCTCGAATTCCCGGGCAACACCTTCGGTCTCGCACTGAACCTCGAGCGCGACTCGGTCGGCGCCGTGATTCTGGGTGAGTACGAACACATTTCGGAAGGCGACATCGTCAAGACGACGGGCCGCATTCTTGAAGTGCCGGTGGGTCCGGAATTGCTCGGCCGCGTGGTCGACGCACTCGGCAACCCGATCGACGGCAAGGGCCCGATCAACGCGAAGAAGACCGACGCAATCGAAAAGATTGCTCCGGGCGTGATCTGGCGTAAGTCGGTTTCGGAACCGGTCCAAACCGGTCTGAAGTCGATCGACGCGATGGTGCCGGTTGGCCGTGGCCAGCGTGAGCTGATCATTGGCGACCGCCAGTGCGGCAAGACCGCAGTCGCAGTCGACGCGATCATCAACCAGAAGGGCAAGAACCTCTTCTGTATCTACGTCGCGATCGGCCAGAAGGCTTCGTCGATCATGAACGTGGTGCGCAAGCTGGAAGAAACCGGCGCGTTGGAATACACGATCGTCGTGGCCGCGTCGGCTTCGGAATCGGCTGCCATGCAATACCTGGCCCCGTATGCTGGTTGCACGATGGGCGAGTACTTCCGCGACCGCGGTCAAGACGCGCTGATCGTTTATGACGACTTGACCAAGCAAGCTTGGGCATACCGTCAGATCTCGTTGCTGCTGCGCCGTCCGCCGGGCCGCGAAGCTTACCCGGGCGACGTGTTCTATCTGCACTCGCGTCTCCTGGAACGTGCTGCTCGCGTCTCGGAAGAGTACGTCGAGAAGTTCACGAACGGTGAAGTGAAGGGCAAGAGCGGTTCGCTGACGGCTCTGCCGGTCATTGAAACGCAAGCAGGCGACGTGACCGCATTCGTTCCGACGAACGTGATCTCGATTACCGACGGCCAGATCTTCCTGGAAACCGACCTCTTCAACGCAGGTATCCGGCCGGCAATTAACGCCGGCGTGTCGGTGTCGCGCGTCGGTGGTGCCGCTCAGACGAAGGTTGTGAAGAAGCTGTCAGGCGGTATCCGTACCGACCTCGCGCAATACCGTGAGCTGGCTGCGTTCGCGCAGTTCGCCTCGGACCTCGACGAAGCAACCCGCAAACAGCTGGAACGCGGCCGCCGCGTGACGGAACTGCTGAAGCAGCCGCAATATCAGCCGTTGCAAGTGTGGGAACTGGCTGTCGCGCTGTTCGCAGCGAACAACGGTTACCTCGATGATCTGGAAGTTGCGCAAGTGCTGCCGTTCGAAAAGGGCCTGCGCGATTACCTGAAGTCGAAGCACGCTGACCTGATCAAGCGCGTCGAAGACACCAAGGAACTCTCGAAGGACGACGAAGCCTTGCTGCATACGGCTCTCAAAGACTTCAAGAAGTCCGGCGCTTATTGA